One region of Scomber scombrus chromosome 10, fScoSco1.1, whole genome shotgun sequence genomic DNA includes:
- the itchb gene encoding itchy E3 ubiquitin protein ligase b, whose translation MDSEVAKAGTSNGYPMKAQLQIIVLSAKLKENKKNWFGPSPYVEVTVDGKSKKTEKCNNTHSPKWKQPLTVIVTPFSKLVFRVWSHQTLKSDVLLGMATLDVSDTLKSNDMKISEVVQNLQLCDRDQSDVVGDLSVCLDGMTVDPEMFALAEADHHTNGKSQPNGDYSIRRSRDSSPAVDGVEHRPSPSGQRSAKSTGSPSVSSGSSRPLRPPRPSRPPPPTPRRPTSSPASSSNGSGPADASDVQSGSDTPVHSGASSAPDASPSAGSDRDSASAASSAPAATRQPTSSVTPAATPRVPAVASGPLPPGWEQRVDQNGRLYFVDHVEKRTTWERPEPLPAGWERRVDQMGRVYFVDHVKRTTTWQRPTMETVRNYEQWQHQRSQLQGAMQQFNQRFIFGAQEQVSATQNKEFDPLGPLPHGWEKRTDSNGRVYFVHHPTRATQWEDPRTQGLLNEKPLPEGWEMRFTVDGIPYFVDHNRRTTTYIDPRTGKSSLENGPQITYVRDFKAKVQYFRFWCQQLAMPQHIKITVSRKTLFEDSFQQIMSFNAQDLRRRLWIIFPGEEGLDYGGVARQWFFLLSHEVLNPMYCLFEYAGKDNYCLQINPASYINPDHLKYFKFIGRFIAMALFHGKFIDTGFSLPFYKRILNKPLALKDLESIDPEFYNSLMWIKDNNIEECELEMFFSVDKEILGEITTHELKPEGGDIQVTEENKEEYIRLVAEWRLSRGVEEQTQAFFEGFNEVLPQQYLQYFDAKELEVMLCGMQEIDLTDWQRNTIYRHYARSSKQIIWFWQFIKEMDNEKRMRLLQFVTGTCRLPVGGFTDLMGSNGPQKFCIEKVGKENWLPRSHTCFNRLDLPPYKSYEQLKEKLMFAIEETEGFGQE comes from the exons TGCTATCAGCAAAACTAAAAGAGAACAAGAAGAACTGGTTTGGTCCCAGTCCTTATGTGGAAGTGACAGTCGACGGCAAATCCAAGAAAACAGAGAAGTGCAACAACACCCACAGCCCCAAATGGAAGCAGCCGCTCACTGT GATCGTGACTCCATTCAGCAAGCTGGTGTTTCGCGTGTGGAGCCACCAGACCCTGAAGTCAGACGTGCTGCTGGGCATGGCCACGCTGGACGTCAGCGACACGCTCAAGTCTAATGATATGAAAA TCTCTGAGGTGGTGCAGAACTTACAGCTGTGTGACAGAGACCAGTCAGATGTGGTAGGAGACCTGTCCGTCTGCTTGGACGGCATGACCGTCGACCCCGAGATGTTCGCCTTGGCCGAAGCCGACCATCACA CAAATGGGAAATCGCAACCTAATGGGGATTATTCTATCAG GCGGAGTAGAGACAGCTCTCCAGCTGTGGACGGCGTGGAGCACCGGCCTTCTCCTAGCGGCCAGAGGTCAGCGAAAAGCACCGGCTCTCCCTCAGTGTCATCAGGCAGCTCGCGGCCCCTTCGGCCACCCAGGCCCTCCAGACCTCCTCCTCCAACCCCACGCAGACCCACCTCTTCACCAG CATCTTCCAGCAACGGCTCTGGACCAGCTGATGCCAGTGACGTTCAGTCGGGTTCCGACACACCCGTGCACTCAGGAGCCTCGTCGGCCCCAGACGCCAGTCCTTCTGCAGGCTCGGACAGGGACTCCGCATCAGCCGCCAGCTCTGCACCCGCGGCGACCAGACAGCCCACCAGCAGCGTCACGCCTGCTGCCACTCCCAGGGTCCCTGCAGTCGCCTCTGGACCGCTGCCTCCTGG GTGGGAGCAGAGGGTAGACCAGAACGGCAGGTTGTATTTTGTGGATCACGTGGAAAAGAGAACAACGTGGGAACGCCCTGAACCGCTGCCCGCTGG CTGGGAACGCCGTGTGGACCAGATGGGACGGGTCTACTTTGTTGACCACGTGAAGCGGACCACAACGTGGCAGCGTCCCACGATGGAGACGGTCCGTAACTATGAGCAGTGGCAGCACCAGCGCAGCCAGCTGCAGGGAGCCATGCAGCAGTTCAACCAGAGGTTCATATTCGGG GCACAAGAGCAGGTCTCAGCCACTCAGAATAAGGAGTTTGATCCTCTCGGGCCTCTTCCACATGGATGGG agaagAGAACAGACTCTAATGGCAGAGTTTATTTTGTACATCACCCTACACGGGCAACGCAGTGGGAGGACCCACGAACACAGGG GTTGTTGAATGAGAAGCCACTTCCAGAGGGCTGGGAAATGAGGTTCACTGTAGATGGTATTCCTTACTTCGTCGACCACAACAGGAGAACCACTACCTACATTGATCCTCGCACTGGAAAATCATCACT TGAAAACGGGCCTCAGATCACCTATGTTCGAGACTTCAAAGCCAAAGTACAGTACTTCAGATTCTGGTGCCAG caACTGGCGATGCCTCAACACATCAAGATCACCGTTTCCAGAAAAACACTGTTTGAAGACTCCTTCCAGCAG ATCATGAGCTTCAACGCACAGGATCTACGAAGGAGACTGTGGATCATTTTCCCCGGAGAAGAAGGCCTCGACTATGGAGGCGTTGCGAGGCAA TGGTTCTTCCTGTTGTCCCATGAGGTGTTGAACCCCATGTACTGTCTGTTTGAATACGCCGGCAAAGATAACTACTGTCTCCAGATCAACCCCGCCTCCTACATCAACCCCGACCACCTCAAGTATTTTAAGTTCATCGGACGCTTCATCGCCATG GCTCTTTTCCATGGAAAGTTCATCGACACGGGTTTCTCACTGCCCTTTTACAAGCGCATCCTAAACAAGCCACTGGCCCTCAAAGACTTGGAGTCGATTGACCCGGAATTCTACAACTCCCTCATGTGGATCAA GGATAACAACATCGAGGAGTGTGAGCTGGAGATGTTCTTCTCTGTCGACAAAGAAATCTTGGGGGAAATCACCACCCACGAGCTGAAACCAGAAGGAGGAGACATCCAAGTCACTGAGGAGAACAAGGAGGAGTACATCAG GCTGGTAGCAGAGTGGAGGCTGTCCAGAGGCGTGGAAGAGCAGACACAGGCTTTCTTCGAAGGCTTTAACGAGGTCCTCCCACAACAGTACCTTCAGTACTTTGATGCTAAAGAGCTGGAG gTGATGCTGTGCGGTATGCAGGAGATCGACCTTACAGATTGGCAAAGAAACACCATCTACAGACACTACGCTCGCAGCAGCAAACAGATCATCTGGTTCTGGCAG TTCATAAAGGAGATGGACAACGAGAAGAGGATGAGGCTGCTGCAGTTTGTCACTGGTACCTGTCGCCTGCCTGTAGGAGGCTTCACTGACCTCATGG GAAGCAACGGTCCACAGAAATTCTGTATTGAGAAGGTGGGAAAGGAAAACTGGCTTCCCAGAAGTCATACGTG CTTCAACAGACTGGACTTGCCCCCCTACAAGAGTTACGAGCAGCTGAAGGAGAAGCTGATGTTTGCCATCGAGGAGACGGAAGGTTTCGGGCAGGAGTGA